In Eucalyptus grandis isolate ANBG69807.140 chromosome 4, ASM1654582v1, whole genome shotgun sequence, the following proteins share a genomic window:
- the LOC104441261 gene encoding E3 ubiquitin-protein ligase dbl4 gives MDERAVSCDGSSLKMAREVKLEEDEEEFRSCCEDDEVWTETDDSVKVEPKYILGEFSVKLFFKGISINEFGESAVELSGIGVSMERLADLPIIQVQKKLDFFVEESVADYLALMDGLVEASQNNIRHVYAFTDSKMLYDQIMNEDKLEIPLLVALRQRILEHAVNFDTFILEAVSSNELDRACRLACVAIGIVSYPINGEKSLDNCSICREDRPTPMMITMKCSHKFCSQCMRTYVDGKVQTSQVPIRCPQLKCRYYVTPVECKFFLPLASYESLERVLGEANIHYDKIYCPFPNCSVLLDPQECLSARASSSSQSENSCVECPACQRFICLECGVPWHSSLTCEEYQDLPAEERDAEDITLHRLAANKRWRRCQQCRRMIELTQGCYHMTCWCGHEFCYSCGAEYREGQQTCQCAFWDEDNSGDLVSHSAQESEQWAWETFNSLPMIMDAYSDQERSQLALIQRFLAGGFSLSDHHPYQSPPRCTDSYVDAIKDLHQLPWLERFVSVISDDYYEDYMQ, from the exons ATGGATGAACGAGCAGTTTCTTGTGATGGCTCTTCCCTGAAAATGGCTAGGGAAGTTAAGCTggaggaagatgaggaagaatTTCGCAGTTGTTGCGAAGATGATGAAGTGTGGACGGAGACTGACGATTCAGTTAAGGTGGAGCCCAAGTATATTTTAGGTGAATTTTCAGTGAAATTGTTCTTCAAGGGCATTTCAATCAACGAGTTCGGGGAATCTGCTGTTGAGCTTTCCGGAATTGGGGTGTCTATGGAACGGTTAGCTGATCTTCCTATTATCCAGGTGCAGAAAAAGTTGGATTTCTTTGTGGAGGAATCTGTGGCTGATTATTTAGCTCTGATGGACGGTCTAGTGGAGGCTTCACAGAACAATATCCGTCACGTTTATGCCTTTACTGATTCAAAGATGTTATATGATCAG ATAATGAATGAAGATAAGCTTGAGATTCCACTTCTGGTTGCATTGAGGCAGAGAATACTGGAACATGCAGTTAATTTTGACACCTTCATTTTGGAAGCTGTGTCCAGTAATGAGCTGGATAGGGCATGCCGACTGGCCTGCGTGGCTATTGGGATCGTTTCATATCCCATCAATGGAGAGAAGTCTCTTGACAACTGTTCTATTTGTCGTGAGGATAGACCAACACCCATGATGATCACCATGAAATGTTCACACAAGTTCTGTTCCCAATGTATGAGAACTTATGTGGATGGAAAAGTACAAACTTCTCAAGTTCCTATCAGATGTCCCCAGTTGAAATGCAGATATTATGTAACCCCTGTAGAGTGCAAGTTTTTCCTTCCACTTGCTTCATATGAATCTCTGGAAAGAGTCCTTGGGGAAGCAAATATTCACTATGATAAAATCTATTGCCCCTTTCCGAATTGTTCTGTCCTGCTTGATCCTCAAGAATGCTTGTCAGCCAGGGCAAGTTCCTCAAGTCAGTCAGAAAACAGCTGCGTTGAATGTCCGGCTTGTCAGAGGTTTATCTGTTTGGAGTGTGGTGTCCCCTGGCACTCTTCATTGACCTGTGAGGAGTACCAAGATCTTCCAGCAGAGGAAAGAGATGCTGAAGACATCACTTTGCATCGTCTAGCAGCAAACAAGAGATGGAGGCGTTGCCAGCAGTGTCGTAGAATGATTGAACTCACTCAGGGTTGCTACCATATGACGTGCTG GTGTGGCCACGAGTTCTGTTATTCTTGTGGTGCTGAATACCGAGAAGGCCAACAGACTTGTCAATGTGCATTCTGGGACGAAGACAATTCTGGGGATTTAGTTTCACATTCAGCTCAAGAATCAGAACAATGGGCCTGGGAAACTTTCAATTCACTCCCCATGATAATGGATGCATACTCGGACCAAGAGAGGTCACAACTGGCACTCATTCAAAGATTTCTTGCTGGTGGCTTCAGTCTCAGTGATCACCATCCATATCAATCCCCTCCTCGCTGTACAGACTCATACGTAGATGCTATTAAAGATTTGCATCAGCTTCCTTGGCTGGAGAGGTTTGTCTCCGTGATAAGTGATGATTACTATGAAGATTATATGCAATAA